The window CTACGGTAATTATCGGTGGCGAAGTAGATTATCTCAAAGGTAGCAGTTGTCTTGGGAAAGGACATTTTTCCGTTGTGGAAGCGGATGAGAGCGATGGTTCATTTTTAAAATTGCGTCCACATACTATCGTTATAACTAATATTGAAGATGATCATATGGATCATTATAAGACTATGGATAACTTGTTAAACGCTTTCTGTGAGTTTGTCGAAACGTTACCAGAATCTGGCAAAGCGATCGTATGTGGAGATAATGAGAATATTCGTTATGTTATGAGCCGTGTAAATCGTAATTTCATTACATATGGCTTAAGTGATAATAATGATTATGTAGCTAAAAATATTCACTATGTAGACTCTACTTTGGTATATGATGTATACCATAATGGTGTGAATGTTGAGCGCATTCGCTTACGAGTTCCTGGTGAACATAATGTATTGAATTCGTTGGCTGCCTTTGTTGTTGCTCATGATTGCTGCGGTGTAGAAACGCGCATTATTACTAAAGGTTTAGGTAAGTTTATCGGTGCAAAACGTCGTTTCGAAACAAAAGGTCACGTAGCAGGTGTGTGGGTTGTTGATGACTATGCTCATCATCCTACAGAAATTAAAGCAACATTGAAAGCAGCAAAAGAGTTGGAAAAACATCGTGTTATCTGTGTATTCCAGCCACATCGCTTTACTCGCACAAGCTTGTTAAAGGATGAATTTGCTACTGCTTTCACAAGCGCTGATGAAGTATATATGACAGATATTTATAGCTCTGGTGAAGATCCAATCCCTGGTATTGATGGCAATACGATTCCAAATGCTATTAAAGCGGCTACAGGTCAAGATGTACATTATGTACAGTCTGTTGACGATTTGCCTGAGGTATTATCAAAAGTAGTAAGACCTAATGACTTGGTTATCACCATGGGTGCAGGTTCTATTAATCAATATGGGCCAAAATTATTAGCTATATTGGAGGAAGGCTTACAATGAAAGATAAAAAAATAATCGTATTAATGGGTGGTCCTTCCAAAGAGGCTGAGGTATCTCGTCGTACTGGCGCTGCTATTGCAGAAGCACTTGAAAGCAAAGGTTATAATGCCCAAACTTTAGAACTCAATCCGCGCACTGTATTAAAAGATATTGAAGACTTAGGTGGCGAGGTTGTATTTAATGCAATTCATGGTCGTTACGGCGAAGATGGTGCGTTGCAAGGCCTATTAGAAATGGCTGAAATTCCATACACTGGGTCAGGTATTATGGCTCATGCAGTAGGTATGAATAAAAAAGTAAGTAAAGATGTATTTAAAGGTGCCAATATTCCGACTGCGGCATCCGAGTCCTTTAATGGTAATCTTGAATCTGCAGAAGCTATTATTGAACATATTCGTAAGGATTTTACAATTCCAGTAGTTGTGAAGTCTGCTACGCAAGGTTCTAGCATTGGGGTTACTATTGTTCGCGATGAAGCACAGTTAGAAGAGGCTGTAACGGAAGCTCTAAAATATGACCCTATTCTTGTGGTAGAACAATTTCTTGATGGTCGTGAATTTACAGTATCTGTTTTAGATGGTAAAGCATTGTCTGTTATTGAAATTCGTCCACATTCTGGTGAATATGATTACAAGAGTAAGTACACTGTAGGTGCTACTGAGTATTTAGTACCAGCGCCTATTAGTGCAGAAATGACTGCTGAAATGCAACGCATTGGGGAACTTGTGTATCGTGAAGTACAAGGCAGTGGGGTAATTCGTGTTGATGTTATGACAGACCATGCAGATAATATGTATGTTCTTGAATACAATACTGTGCCTGGTATGACAGCAACATCTTTAGTACCAAAAGCAGCAAAAGAAATGGGAATTGACTTCCCAACATTATGTGAAAAAATTCTATTAACAGCTAGTATAGGGAAATTTTAAGGGCTAATAGAAGATAAGGAGTTAACTATGGATGATAAGCAAAACCATCCATCCAACTCTGGGGAGATGCAGCCTTCTACACCTGTTCGTGATGAACGGGCTGTATTTAGAAAACGAGTGTTAAAAATCGGTGGTGCAGTTACTCTCGTGTTGGTGGGGTTGTTTACACTACCTATTCCTTTTGGATCCTTAAAAGTTACTGGATCGGATAAGGTAACTGTACAAGATGTAATGGTAGCTGGTGATATTCATGAACCTGTTAATATATTGCAGATTAGTACAGAAAAATTAAAAACTAGATTATCGAAAGATTTACGTGTCGAAGAGGCTCAAATTAGCTATCAGTTGCCACTGACAATGGTGGTAAATGTAGTAGAACGCAAGGCAGTTGCAGTTGTACCGGCCCAGTTTGGATACTTAACCCTTGATAGTAAGGGACAAGTGATCGCATCTGAGCCAGCTATACAAGACACATCTGTTCCTATGATTTCTGGTGTGAAAGCTGGAAATATACTATTAGGTGATACGGTAGTAGATAAACCGATATTGGCGGCTCTTGAATATTTGAACTCACTCGATGAGGAGACATTCAAGAATATTGCAGAGGTTAATATTGGAGATCCTGATTCGATAATGGCATATACTGTTTCAGGTGTACAGATTCGACTGGGAGATGGTAAAGACTTAGCAAAAAAAGCAGAGCTAACTCAGTCGATGTTACAAGATATTAAAAAGACACATGGTAATGTACAGTATATAGATGTTAATGTTTCATCGCCGTACATTAAAACCGATGTGATGCCGGAAGTTAAAAAGCATCAGAATGGAGCACCGACTACAGAAAATTCATCTACTAAGAAGGATGATAAAAAACAAGATAGATAAGGTCATGTTGAATATAAAGGTAGATGATTGTCGTGAGACACGAACGGTGGGCAATTGCCATAGTCAGCTGTATATTAGGGTTCATGGTTGTTACCCAATATAAGATGACTCAAGATAATATAGAAGAAAATATTCGCTTACAACGAACTGGCGATTTGGCGGTACAATTGAGAGAGGCCCAGAGTGAACGTGATGCTTTGTTAAAGCAAATTGAGTCACTAAAAAAATCTGGTGCCAATGGCGGTGGTAAAGCTGATGAACAGCTCATGATGAAAGCGGCTTTAACTAATGTTAAAGGGCCGGGCGTTAGTGTGTTGATTGAAGATAGCTTAAAGCCTGTACAAAGCGGGGAAAATCCCAATTTATATGTAATTCATGATGAAGATATTCTAAGAATTGTTAATGAATTACGGGCTGGTGGGGCTGAAGCGATAGCTATTAATGATCAACGCCTCATAGGAACGTCTGAAATACGA of the Veillonella parvula genome contains:
- the murC gene encoding UDP-N-acetylmuramate--L-alanine ligase, with the protein product MLDGIHKIHLIGIGGSGMRAIANILIQKGYDVSGSDIAESAVISKFRDMGATVHIGHNKEYVNGVDAIVRSTAIREDNPEIVAAKEQGITILHRSDIVKAVLDVTDGIAVAGAHGKTSTTSMIGQILVEANADPTVIIGGEVDYLKGSSCLGKGHFSVVEADESDGSFLKLRPHTIVITNIEDDHMDHYKTMDNLLNAFCEFVETLPESGKAIVCGDNENIRYVMSRVNRNFITYGLSDNNDYVAKNIHYVDSTLVYDVYHNGVNVERIRLRVPGEHNVLNSLAAFVVAHDCCGVETRIITKGLGKFIGAKRRFETKGHVAGVWVVDDYAHHPTEIKATLKAAKELEKHRVICVFQPHRFTRTSLLKDEFATAFTSADEVYMTDIYSSGEDPIPGIDGNTIPNAIKAATGQDVHYVQSVDDLPEVLSKVVRPNDLVITMGAGSINQYGPKLLAILEEGLQ
- a CDS encoding cell division protein FtsQ/DivIB, with protein sequence MDDKQNHPSNSGEMQPSTPVRDERAVFRKRVLKIGGAVTLVLVGLFTLPIPFGSLKVTGSDKVTVQDVMVAGDIHEPVNILQISTEKLKTRLSKDLRVEEAQISYQLPLTMVVNVVERKAVAVVPAQFGYLTLDSKGQVIASEPAIQDTSVPMISGVKAGNILLGDTVVDKPILAALEYLNSLDEETFKNIAEVNIGDPDSIMAYTVSGVQIRLGDGKDLAKKAELTQSMLQDIKKTHGNVQYIDVNVSSPYIKTDVMPEVKKHQNGAPTTENSSTKKDDKKQDR
- a CDS encoding D-alanine--D-alanine ligase; its protein translation is MKDKKIIVLMGGPSKEAEVSRRTGAAIAEALESKGYNAQTLELNPRTVLKDIEDLGGEVVFNAIHGRYGEDGALQGLLEMAEIPYTGSGIMAHAVGMNKKVSKDVFKGANIPTAASESFNGNLESAEAIIEHIRKDFTIPVVVKSATQGSSIGVTIVRDEAQLEEAVTEALKYDPILVVEQFLDGREFTVSVLDGKALSVIEIRPHSGEYDYKSKYTVGATEYLVPAPISAEMTAEMQRIGELVYREVQGSGVIRVDVMTDHADNMYVLEYNTVPGMTATSLVPKAAKEMGIDFPTLCEKILLTASIGKF
- a CDS encoding DUF881 domain-containing protein, with the protein product MIVVRHERWAIAIVSCILGFMVVTQYKMTQDNIEENIRLQRTGDLAVQLREAQSERDALLKQIESLKKSGANGGGKADEQLMMKAALTNVKGPGVSVLIEDSLKPVQSGENPNLYVIHDEDILRIVNELRAGGAEAIAINDQRLIGTSEIRCSGPTITVNGKVFGAPFTVKAIGDPKTLNSALTMRGGVVDSLKHWGIKVTIKQEEDVAIPAFTGTFREEHMKPNELGGKE